One Solirubrobacter pauli DNA segment encodes these proteins:
- a CDS encoding M12 family metallo-peptidase, with protein sequence MSAKNAEVKPERFKAFTLDESGLAAGLGASAKSRGAAATVLTVPGPDGELQRFRVRETAIMEPGLAAAHPEIKTYAGEGIDDPRASIVADTSPIGFHAAVRTGSGNWYVDPYYKGAAKDVYVSYRTRDLAHDEAKALVEEEGLVDAKGSAAATAEALGPEVQLRTYRLALVTDPSYATYHGAANVTAAKVALINRVNQIYETESAIRMVLINDTDKLNLNTAALASQANGPCGSAPCYPAGTSSCGNVLDRNRIVIGQIVGAGAYDIGHIAMGNSGGGVAGQGVGGDQKARGCTGLTTPVGDYFAVDYVAHEMGHQFSAPHSFNGTQVNCGGNRSAANGYEPGSGSSVMAYAGICGQDNLQPHSDPYWVPASYHTILNYVSSDRPAINEVQNVALRDFAGTDSLTLTWDGKTVGPFVNGVSYTAADIQGALNGQEVQAVRLVGYDANGDAYKLAYKGAESHVIVRGQNNTAAGIANALLGGNEQQQVTLTGFNPAQSAYTIQVNGQSTPAFGLGGTTPSAATIAAAINAILGSTGTVTVTGVGNTGFTVTFAGALAGTDVPAIAVTPSATTVTAAVREIAKGGTSILPTGATVGVSNLSDTGYTLLFGGTLANQDLESLAVVGATGVDGTVIETTKGGAGILGTGATAAVTGFGGGAFDATGFQVTFTGTLAGADQPPLSLAVEGGTGFVGETARGGAIQNGGSTITPTGNRSPDVTVPATYTIPPRTPFALTGSAVDPDGDALTYMWEQNDPGGLQNVSNAGTALVSQTKTNGPLFRQLGVGTDIALADSLKYHSPGLNLAGTNPTRTFPDMLQILADNTNARTGRCEVGTLPGGNTAIPVAARECFAEWLPTAEYVGFFSDRTMTFRLTARDGKAGGGGLGYAQTRVTVAPGAGAFRVTSQNLSQVIFGTTKQNVTWDVAGTDLAPISVANVKISLSTDGGLTYPTVLAESTPNDGAHEVTFPSVNATKARIKVEAIGNVFFDVSHADVSLTAAPTAPVGGTVPATLSLTLGAAATFPTFVPGVAQDYTATSKATVISTAGDATLSVSDPGRMTNGAFSLAEPLRVELSKSTWTGPTSNEDVGITYKQLIKANDPLRTGTYSKTLTFTLSTTNP encoded by the coding sequence GTGTCGGCGAAGAACGCCGAGGTCAAGCCTGAGCGCTTCAAGGCGTTCACGCTCGACGAGAGCGGGCTCGCGGCGGGGTTGGGCGCGAGCGCGAAGAGCCGCGGCGCCGCGGCCACCGTGCTGACGGTGCCCGGCCCGGACGGCGAGCTGCAGCGCTTCCGCGTGCGCGAGACGGCGATCATGGAGCCGGGCCTGGCGGCCGCGCACCCGGAGATCAAGACCTACGCGGGCGAGGGCATCGACGACCCGCGTGCGTCGATCGTGGCGGACACGAGCCCGATCGGGTTCCACGCCGCGGTCCGCACGGGATCGGGCAACTGGTACGTCGATCCGTACTACAAGGGCGCCGCGAAGGACGTCTACGTCAGCTACCGCACGCGCGACCTGGCGCACGACGAGGCCAAGGCGCTCGTCGAGGAGGAAGGCCTCGTCGACGCCAAGGGCTCGGCGGCCGCGACGGCCGAGGCGCTCGGGCCGGAGGTCCAGCTGCGCACGTACCGGCTCGCGCTGGTCACGGACCCCAGCTACGCCACCTACCACGGCGCCGCGAACGTGACCGCCGCCAAGGTCGCGCTGATCAACCGCGTCAACCAGATCTACGAGACCGAGTCCGCGATCCGGATGGTCCTGATCAACGACACGGACAAGCTCAACCTCAACACGGCCGCGCTGGCGTCGCAGGCGAACGGGCCGTGCGGCTCCGCGCCGTGCTACCCGGCCGGCACCAGCTCGTGCGGCAACGTGCTGGACCGCAACCGCATCGTGATCGGCCAGATCGTCGGTGCCGGCGCGTACGACATCGGCCACATCGCCATGGGCAACTCGGGCGGTGGCGTCGCCGGGCAGGGCGTCGGCGGCGACCAGAAGGCGCGCGGCTGCACCGGGCTCACCACCCCGGTCGGCGACTACTTCGCCGTGGACTACGTCGCCCACGAGATGGGCCACCAGTTCTCGGCGCCGCACTCGTTCAACGGCACCCAGGTCAACTGCGGCGGCAACCGCAGCGCGGCCAACGGCTACGAGCCCGGCTCGGGCTCGTCGGTGATGGCGTACGCGGGCATCTGCGGCCAGGACAACCTGCAGCCGCACTCGGACCCGTACTGGGTCCCGGCCAGCTACCACACGATCCTCAACTACGTGAGCTCGGACCGTCCGGCGATCAACGAGGTCCAGAACGTCGCGCTGCGCGACTTCGCGGGCACCGACTCGCTGACGCTGACGTGGGACGGCAAGACCGTCGGCCCGTTCGTCAACGGCGTCAGCTACACCGCCGCGGACATCCAGGGCGCGCTCAACGGCCAGGAGGTCCAGGCCGTGCGCCTCGTCGGCTACGACGCCAACGGTGACGCGTACAAGCTCGCCTACAAGGGCGCGGAGAGCCACGTGATCGTCCGCGGCCAGAACAACACGGCGGCCGGCATCGCGAACGCGCTGCTGGGCGGCAACGAGCAGCAGCAGGTCACGCTGACGGGCTTCAACCCGGCTCAGAGCGCCTACACGATCCAGGTCAACGGGCAGAGCACGCCGGCCTTCGGGCTCGGCGGCACGACGCCCAGCGCCGCCACGATCGCCGCCGCCATCAACGCGATCCTGGGCTCGACGGGCACCGTCACGGTCACCGGCGTGGGCAACACCGGCTTCACCGTCACGTTCGCCGGCGCCCTGGCCGGCACCGACGTCCCGGCGATCGCCGTCACCCCCAGCGCGACGACGGTCACCGCCGCCGTGCGTGAGATCGCCAAGGGCGGCACGAGCATCCTGCCCACGGGCGCGACGGTCGGCGTCAGCAACCTGAGCGACACCGGCTACACGCTGCTGTTCGGCGGCACGCTGGCCAACCAAGACCTCGAGTCGCTGGCCGTGGTCGGCGCGACCGGCGTCGACGGCACCGTGATCGAGACCACCAAGGGTGGCGCCGGCATCCTCGGCACCGGCGCCACCGCGGCCGTCACCGGCTTCGGCGGCGGCGCATTCGACGCCACGGGCTTCCAGGTGACGTTCACCGGGACGCTCGCGGGCGCCGACCAGCCGCCGCTCAGCCTGGCGGTCGAAGGCGGGACGGGCTTCGTGGGCGAGACCGCCCGCGGCGGCGCGATCCAGAACGGCGGCAGCACGATCACGCCGACCGGCAACCGCTCGCCGGACGTGACCGTGCCGGCGACCTACACGATCCCGCCGCGCACGCCGTTCGCGCTGACCGGCAGCGCCGTCGACCCCGACGGGGACGCGCTCACGTACATGTGGGAGCAGAACGACCCGGGCGGGCTGCAGAACGTCAGCAACGCGGGCACCGCGCTCGTCAGCCAGACCAAGACCAACGGCCCGCTGTTCCGCCAGCTCGGCGTCGGCACGGACATCGCGCTGGCCGACTCGCTCAAGTACCACTCGCCGGGCCTGAACCTGGCCGGGACGAACCCCACGCGGACGTTCCCGGACATGCTGCAGATCCTGGCCGACAACACGAACGCCCGCACCGGGCGCTGCGAGGTCGGCACGCTGCCGGGCGGCAACACGGCGATCCCTGTCGCGGCGCGCGAGTGCTTCGCCGAGTGGCTGCCGACGGCGGAGTACGTCGGCTTCTTCAGCGATCGCACGATGACGTTCCGCCTGACCGCGCGTGACGGCAAGGCGGGCGGCGGCGGCCTCGGCTACGCGCAGACGCGCGTGACCGTCGCCCCGGGCGCGGGCGCGTTCCGCGTCACCTCCCAGAACCTCTCGCAGGTGATCTTCGGCACCACGAAGCAGAACGTCACCTGGGACGTCGCGGGCACCGACCTCGCGCCGATCTCCGTCGCCAACGTGAAGATCTCGCTGTCCACGGACGGCGGCCTGACGTACCCGACGGTGCTGGCCGAGAGCACGCCCAACGACGGCGCGCACGAGGTCACGTTCCCGTCGGTCAACGCCACCAAGGCGCGCATCAAGGTCGAGGCGATCGGCAACGTCTTCTTCGACGTCAGCCACGCCGACGTGTCGCTCACCGCGGCGCCGACGGCTCCGGTCGGCGGCACCGTGCCGGCGACGCTGAGCCTCACGCTCGGCGCTGCCGCGACGTTCCCGACGTTCGTGCCGGGCGTCGCGCAGGACTACACGGCCACGTCGAAGGCCACCGTGATCTCGACGGCGGGCGACGCGACGCTGTCGGTGTCCGACCCCGGGCGCATGACCAACGGCGCGTTCTCGCTGGCCGAGCCGCTGCGCGTGGAGCTCTCGAAGTCCACCTGGACCGGCCCGACCTCCAACGAGGACGTCGGCATCACCTACAAGCAGCTGATCAAGGCCAACGATCCGCTGCGCACGGGGACGTACAGCAAGACGCTGACGTTCACGCTCAGCACGACGAACCCGTAG
- a CDS encoding carbohydrate ABC transporter permease: MRRAALYLFAGLVALAILVPVLYAVLGGFRDTAQLAADPVGLPSPWVFSNYGDILGSGSFWRQVLNSTLIAVISTLLTVPLAALAAFVFARFAFPGREALYTVFTLGLLFPVAVAILPIFIMVRNLGLLDNPFGVALPQAAFGLPLTIVILRPFFASFPNELQDAAAIDGCGPVRFFWQILLPLSRPVLATVSVLALVGSWNAFLLPLVVLTEADHWTLPLGVTNYSTQYTADIARILAFTTLSMVPALIFYAFAERHLVRGLTSGAVKG, from the coding sequence ATGAGGCGGGCGGCCCTGTACCTGTTCGCCGGCCTGGTCGCCCTCGCGATCCTCGTCCCGGTGCTGTACGCGGTGCTGGGCGGCTTCCGCGACACGGCGCAGCTGGCCGCCGACCCGGTTGGGCTGCCGAGCCCGTGGGTGTTCTCCAACTACGGCGACATCCTCGGCAGCGGCTCCTTCTGGCGCCAGGTGCTCAACTCGACGCTGATCGCGGTGATCAGCACGCTGCTCACCGTCCCGCTCGCGGCGCTGGCCGCCTTCGTGTTCGCGCGGTTCGCGTTCCCGGGACGGGAGGCGCTGTACACGGTCTTCACGCTCGGGCTGCTGTTCCCGGTCGCGGTGGCGATCCTGCCGATCTTCATCATGGTCCGCAACCTCGGGCTGCTGGACAACCCGTTCGGCGTGGCGCTGCCGCAGGCCGCCTTCGGGCTGCCGCTGACGATCGTCATCCTGCGCCCCTTCTTCGCGAGCTTCCCCAACGAGCTCCAGGACGCGGCGGCGATCGACGGCTGCGGACCGGTGCGGTTCTTCTGGCAGATCCTGCTGCCGCTGTCGCGCCCCGTGCTGGCGACCGTGAGCGTACTCGCGCTCGTCGGCTCGTGGAACGCGTTCCTGCTGCCGCTCGTCGTGCTGACCGAGGCCGACCACTGGACGCTGCCGCTGGGCGTGACGAACTACTCGACCCAGTACACGGCGGACATCGCGCGCATCCTCGCGTTCACGACGCTGTCGATGGTGCCCGCGCTGATCTTCTACGCGTTCGCCGAGCGCCATCTCGTGCGCGGGCTCACGAGCGGCGCGGTCAAGGGTTGA